One region of Carya illinoinensis cultivar Pawnee chromosome 8, C.illinoinensisPawnee_v1, whole genome shotgun sequence genomic DNA includes:
- the LOC122317842 gene encoding histone H2AX-like, producing the protein MSSTGGGGGGGSTKGGRGKPKASKSVSRSQKAGLQFPVGRIARFLKAGKYAERVGAGAPVYLSAVLEYLAAEVLELAGNAARDNKKNRIVPRHIQLAVRNDEELSKLLGSVTIANGGVLPNIHQTLLPKKVGKGKGEIGSASQEF; encoded by the exons ATGAGTTCGACGGGTGGAGGTGGCGGAGGTGGGTCGACCAAGGGTGGGAGGGGCAAGCCGAAGGCCTCGAAGTCGGTGTCTAGGTCGCAGAAGGCTGGACTTCAGTTCCCGGTGGGGAGAATCGCTAGATTTCTCAAGGCTGGCAAGTATGCTGAGCGTGTCGGTGCCGGAGCTCCCGTCTACCTCTCGGCCGTGCTCGAATACCTCGCCGCTGAG GTGTTGGAGCTTGCTGGTAACGCGGCGAGAGACAACAAGAAGAACAGAATTGTGCCGAGACACATCCAACTTGCAGTGAGAAACGATGAGGAGCTGAGCAAGCTTTTGGGCTCTGTTACCATTGCCAATGGAGGCGTACTACCTAATATTCACCAGACTCTTCTGCCCAAGAAGGTTGGGAAAGGGAAGGGTGAGATTGGATCTGCTTCTCAGGAGTTCTAG
- the LOC122317841 gene encoding uncharacterized protein LOC122317841 isoform X1 produces MLVPYILDELRLNGIEALSLLSSMDATLGSIERNLQLAVALGGLAAWNVLGFSPQQVLYFSLGLLFLWTLDSVSFDGGVGSLVLDTIGHTFSQKYHNRVVQNFLLCQYGPHVQHEAGHFLIAYLVGILPKGYTLTSLEALKKEGSLNVQAATAFVDFEFVEEVTFHVPSQLKALDDAMALLLLSRTNCYESDLTL; encoded by the exons ATGTTGGTACCTTATATATTGGATGAATTGAGGCTGAATGGAATCGAAGCATTGTCTCTTTTATCATCGATGGATGCAACACTTGGTTCAATAGAAAGAAACCTGCAACTTGCTGTTGCTCTGGGAGGGCTTGCTGCCTGGAATGTGCTTGGCTTTAGCCCACAACAAGTTCTATATTTTTCTCTGGGGCTGCTGTTTCTATGGACACTGGATTCA GTCTCTTTTGATGGAGGTGTTGGTAGCTTGGTTCTTGATACAATTGGGCACACATTTAGTCAGAAGTACCACAATAGGGTTGTTCAA AACTTTTTGTTATGTCAATATGGACCTCATGTGCAGCATGAAGCTGGCCATTTCTTAATCGCTTACTTAGTGGGCATTCTTCCCAAAGGATACACACTAACTAGTTTGGAAGCTTTGAAGAAGGAAGGATCTCTAAATGTTCAAGCTGCGACCGCTTTTGTGGATTTTGAATTTGTTGAAGAA GTTACATTTCATGTTCCTTCACAACTAAAGGCACTTGATGATGCCATGGCTCTGCTGCTTTTATCCAGAACCAATTGCTATGAATCGGATCTGACTTTGTAG
- the LOC122317841 gene encoding uncharacterized protein LOC122317841 isoform X2 codes for MLVPYILDELRLNGIEALSLLSSMDATLGSIERNLQLAVALGGLAAWNVLGFSPQQVLYFSLGLLFLWTLDSVSFDGGVGSLVLDTIGHTFSQKYHNRVVQHEAGHFLIAYLVGILPKGYTLTSLEALKKEGSLNVQAATAFVDFEFVEEVTFHVPSQLKALDDAMALLLLSRTNCYESDLTL; via the exons ATGTTGGTACCTTATATATTGGATGAATTGAGGCTGAATGGAATCGAAGCATTGTCTCTTTTATCATCGATGGATGCAACACTTGGTTCAATAGAAAGAAACCTGCAACTTGCTGTTGCTCTGGGAGGGCTTGCTGCCTGGAATGTGCTTGGCTTTAGCCCACAACAAGTTCTATATTTTTCTCTGGGGCTGCTGTTTCTATGGACACTGGATTCA GTCTCTTTTGATGGAGGTGTTGGTAGCTTGGTTCTTGATACAATTGGGCACACATTTAGTCAGAAGTACCACAATAGGGTTGTTCAA CATGAAGCTGGCCATTTCTTAATCGCTTACTTAGTGGGCATTCTTCCCAAAGGATACACACTAACTAGTTTGGAAGCTTTGAAGAAGGAAGGATCTCTAAATGTTCAAGCTGCGACCGCTTTTGTGGATTTTGAATTTGTTGAAGAA GTTACATTTCATGTTCCTTCACAACTAAAGGCACTTGATGATGCCATGGCTCTGCTGCTTTTATCCAGAACCAATTGCTATGAATCGGATCTGACTTTGTAG
- the LOC122317841 gene encoding uncharacterized protein LOC122317841 isoform X3, whose protein sequence is MLVPYILDELRLNGIEALSLLSSMDATLGSIERNLQLAVALGGLAAWNVLGFSPQQVLYFSLGLLFLWTLDSHEAGHFLIAYLVGILPKGYTLTSLEALKKEGSLNVQAATAFVDFEFVEEVTFHVPSQLKALDDAMALLLLSRTNCYESDLTL, encoded by the exons ATGTTGGTACCTTATATATTGGATGAATTGAGGCTGAATGGAATCGAAGCATTGTCTCTTTTATCATCGATGGATGCAACACTTGGTTCAATAGAAAGAAACCTGCAACTTGCTGTTGCTCTGGGAGGGCTTGCTGCCTGGAATGTGCTTGGCTTTAGCCCACAACAAGTTCTATATTTTTCTCTGGGGCTGCTGTTTCTATGGACACTGGATTCA CATGAAGCTGGCCATTTCTTAATCGCTTACTTAGTGGGCATTCTTCCCAAAGGATACACACTAACTAGTTTGGAAGCTTTGAAGAAGGAAGGATCTCTAAATGTTCAAGCTGCGACCGCTTTTGTGGATTTTGAATTTGTTGAAGAA GTTACATTTCATGTTCCTTCACAACTAAAGGCACTTGATGATGCCATGGCTCTGCTGCTTTTATCCAGAACCAATTGCTATGAATCGGATCTGACTTTGTAG